One Elaeis guineensis isolate ETL-2024a chromosome 10, EG11, whole genome shotgun sequence genomic window carries:
- the LOC140851905 gene encoding cation/H(+) antiporter 19-like → MATTNSTTVACKGPMKATSEGAWQGDDPLHYALPLIILQICLVVVVTRTLAFLLRPLRQPRVVAEIIGGILLGPSALGRNKRFLDSVFPNQSLTVLDTVANLGLLFFLFLVGLELDLRAIRRTGKKALAIALAGISLPFVLGIGTSVVLRTTVVKGTRQGPFLVFMGVALSITAFPVLARILAELKLLTTDLGRMAMSAAAVNDVAAWILLALAVALSGSGSPLVSLWVLLSGAAFVALAAILLRPALAWMARRCLDGEPVKESYICATLATVLAAGFVTDTIGIHALFGAFIVGIIVPKDGPFAGVLIEKVEDLISGLFLPLYFVSSGLKTNVATISGARSWGLLVLVITNACLGKIAGTVIVSLIVRIPVREALTLGFLMNTKGLVELIVLNIGKDRKVLNDESFAILVLMALFTTFITTPIVMAIYKPARRGTPYKHRTVERADAESELRVLACFHGNCNIPTMINLIESSRGTRRRRVTVYAMHLIELSERSSAISMVHKARRNGLPFWNKLNRGAAGNGDQVVVAFEAYQQLSSVAIRPMTAISDLHTIHEDIVASAIQKRVALIILPFHKTQSPDGSLESLGTAYQNVNQRVLRHAPCSVAILVDRGLGGAVQVLASDVSYAIAVLFFGGPDDREALAYGARMAEHPGIALTVVRFLLPPPSGEVDADESAADGAALSDLVNKRPENSPSVEYEEQAVAERAEVMRAIKALGRCNLFLVGRSPQSGVPRLVERTDCAELGPVGSYLACSEFSTSASVLVIQRYDSSADPSMLVEEVAEIEDVPDTPVPAMTPGSSHRPLEIEK, encoded by the exons GGAGGGATCCTGCTGGGCCCCTCGGCCTTGGGCCGCAACAAGAGGTTCCTAGACTCCGTATTCCCCAACCAGAGCCTCACGGTACTCGACACCGTCGCCAACCTCGGCCtcttgttctttctttttctcgttGGATTGGAGCTGGACCTCCGGGCCATTCGACGCACTGGCAAGAAAGCTCTGGCCATCGCCCTTGCGGGCATCTCCCTCCCCTTCGTGTTGGGCATCGGCACCTCCGTCGTCCTCCGCACCACTGTCGTCAAGGGCACACGTCAGGGTCCCTTCCTGGTCTTCATGGGCGTTGCCCTCTCTATCACCGCCTTCCCCGTCCTTGCTCGCATCCTCGCAGAACTCAAGCTCCTCACTACCGACCTAGGACGCATGGCTATGTCAGCTGCTGCCGTCAATGATGTCGCCGCCTGGATCCTACTCGCCCTCGCCGTCGCCCTCTCCGGCTCTGGCTCCCCGCTTGTCTCCCTCTGGGTCCTCCTCTCCGGCGCCGCCTTCGTCGCCCTTGCCGCCATCCTCCTCCGCCCCGCCCTCGCCTGGATGGCCCGCCGCTGCCTTGATGGCGAGCCTGTTAAGGAGTCTTACATTTGTGCCACTCTCGCCACTGTCCTAGCCGCGGGCTTCGTCACGGACACCATCGGCATCCATGCCCTCTTTGGGGCCTTCATCGTGGGCATCATCGTTCCCAAGGACGGGCCTTTCGCCGGGGTGCTCATCGAGAAGGTGGAGGACCTCATCTCCGGCCTCTTCCTACCCCTCTACTTCGTGTCCAGCGGCCTCAAGACCAACGTCGCCACTATCAGTGGGGCCCGCTCCTGGGGCCTCCTAGTCCTGGTCATCACCAACGCTTGCCTTGGCAAGATTGCCGGCACCGTCATCGTCTCACTCATCGTCCGGATACCCGTTCGGGAGGCCCTTACCCTCGGTTTCCTCATGAACACCAAGGGCCTCGTCGAGCTCATCGTCCTCAATATCGGCAAGGACCGCAAG GTGCTGAACGACGAGTCGTTCGCCATCCTGGTGCTGATGGCGCTGTTCACCACCTTCATCACCACGCCCATCGTGATGGCCATCTACAAGCCGGCACGGCGCGGGACGCCTTACAAGCACCGTACCGTGGAGCGGGCCGACGCCGAGAGCGAGCTCCGCGTTTTGGCTTGCTTCCACGGCAACTGCAACATCCCCACCATGATCAACCTGATCGAGTCCTCCCGCGGCACCCGCCGCCGTCGCGTCACCGTCTACGCCATGCACCTCATAGAGCTCTCCGAGCGCTCCTCTGCCATCTCCATGGTCCACAAGGCCCGCCGCAATGGGCTCCCCTTCTGGAACAAGCTCAACAGGGGAGCGGCGGGGAACGGCGACCAGGTGGTGGTGGCCTTCGAGGCCTACCAACAGCTTAGCAGTGTCGCCATCCGCCCCATGACGGCCATCTCCGACCTCCACACCATCCACGAGGACATCGTTGCCAGCGCCATCCAGAAGCGCGTCGCCCTCATCATACTGCCCTTCCACAAGACGCAAAGCCCCGACGGCTCCCTCGAGTCCCTTGGCACCGCCTACCAGAACGTCAACCAGCGCGTCCTTCGCCACGCCCCCTGCTCCGTCGCCATCCTCGTCGACCGCGGACTCGGTGGCGCGGTCCAGGTCTTGGCCAGCGATGTCTCCTATGCCATCGCGGTCCTCTTCTTCGGAGGTCCCGACGACCGCGAGGCCCTCGCCTATGGCGCCCGCATGGCCGAGCATCCAGGCATCGCGCTTACCGTCGTTCGCTTCCTTCTGCCACCTCCCTCTGGAGAAGTCGACGCCGACGAGAGCGCCGCCGACGGGGCAGCGTTGTCGGACTTGGTGAACAAGCGCCCGGAGAACTCGCCGTCCGTCGAGTACGAAGAGCAGGCGGTGGCAGAGCGAGCGGAAGTCATGAGGGCCATCAAGGCTTTGGGGCGGTGCAACCTCTTTCTGGTGGGGAGGTCGCCGCAGTCCGGGGTGCCGCGGCTCGTGGAGCGGACGGACTGCGCGGAGCTGGGTCCCGTGGGAAGCTACCTGGCGTGCTCGGAGTTCTCGACGTCGGCGTCGGTGTTGGTGATCCAGCGCTACGATTCCAGTGCGGACCCGTCCATGTTGGTGGAGGAGGTGGCGGAGATCGAGGACGTGCCCGACACTCCGGTGCCAGCTATGACGCCGGGGTCCTCCCACCGGCCACTAGAAATAGAGAAATGA